A segment of the uncultured Desulfobulbus sp. genome:
GCTATCTTGATAACAATTTCATACACCTCACCCCTGAAAAGAGCATAGAAGTACAGAAGGCGATCGGCTCGGATATCATGATGGTGCTCGATCAGTGTGTCAACGCCACCTCTTCATACGAAGAGACCCTTGCCGCAGCAGAGCTCACCTCCCGCTGGGCAGAGCGCTCACTTGCCGCACGGCAGGAATCGCCGCAGTCCCTCTTCGGCATCGTGCAGGGCGGTAGGTATGAAAAGTTGCGCAAAACGAGCGCTGGGCAGATCACATCCCTCCCCTTTGACGGCTTTGCAATCGGCGGCCTTGCAGTTGGCGAAGCAGACCAGGAGCGGAAAGATTTGACCGAATTAACCGCATCCCTCCTGCCCTCTGACCTGCCCCGTTATCTCATGGGTGTGGGTACCCCCATCGACCTACTCGAAGCAGTTCACCGGGGAGTTGATATGTTTGACTGCATTCTGCCGACAGCCATGGGGAGACAGGGTGTTGCCTGGACATCCCACGGCAGGATTGACCTGCGGCGGAGTGTTCACAAGTTCTCTGACCGGCCCCTGGATGATGATTGTGCATGCGAAACATGCACAAAATACTCCCGAGCCTATCTGCACCATCTGGTAAAATGTGACGAATATCTGGTTTCACAGCTTGTGGGTCTCCATAACCTGACCTTTTACAAAAGGCTCATGGATCAGATGCGTCAGGAAATACTGAACGGGACATTTTATGAGTATTACTGCAGAACAAAAGAGACGCTGACCATCCAGGACCGGGATAACCCGGTAACCGCACCAAAGAAAAAAAAGAGAAAAGACCACTCAAAATTGGGAAAGTTCAGAGTCGTCACCTCTTCAAACGGATGGCATACAATTCTTGATGAACAGACGGGTGAAAAATTTCATTCGATTAACGATCCCTACAGTGAAGCTGACACGCTCTACATCTCACCAACTCTCGCTCGTCTGGGAAAGGATCGTACAACAATTTGGGACGTAGGACTCGGTGCGGGAATCAACGCGATGCGCTTTATTTTGACGTACGAAGAGATGAAAAGCGCGGGATCAACGCTGCCGGAAATTCAGCTTGTAAGTTTTGAAAATGACCTTGACTCGCTTAAGCTTGCCAAACGGAACTCTGCCATCTTTACCCACGTACGCCACCAGGCAGTGGAGAGCATTCTTGCCAGAGGAGAGTGGACCAGCCAGGATAAAAAGTTCAGTTGGCATCTTGTATCAGGCGATTTTCTGAAGACAAAAGAGATTGCCCAGGCTCCTGATATCATCTGGTATGACATGTTTTCTCAAAATAGTAATTCCCACCTATGGACCTATCACGCATTCAGGGAAATCGCTGACAAATGCAAAAATGCAGGTAAAGACCACACCGCGCTTTTTACCTATTCCAACTCTACTGCAATACGGGCAGCCCTTCTGGCCGCAGGATTTTATGTGGGCCTCGGCCCCTGTTCTGGTCCGAAACCGGATACCACCAGGGCATATATGGGCATGAGGACAAACGAGAGTGTTGAACTGCTTGACAGAAGATGGCTAAAAAAATTTACAATAAGTAGTGCTCCTGTCGGTCCCAACACTACAGAAGAAGACAAAGCAACTATTAAGGACAAGGTTCTCTATCATCCTCAGTTTGGAGAGTAATATGGAAAACGGCATGCCGTAAGTTATATGCAGCTGCTTATTTTTATTCAATTCTAACACTCTTTCTATTTTGACGATTTCCATCGTTGTCGTTCTCGTAAAAAGGCCCGAGAACGACGTTTCGAGCTTCGTAAGCTGCTGATTTCACGATGCGTGACATTCAGGTTTTTGACTTTTTACGAAGCCATCATCGTTGATTTTGCTAAATCCAGTATGAATTTCTTAGAGAGGGTTCAACTCAGAACAGCCATTCCCGGAGCCCCACTCTAATGGCACAGGAAGCTGCTTTGAAGTCCGTAAATCACCTCAACAGAGAGGAACAACGGGATAATTGAGAAAAAAGTGGGGCTTTAAATCAGTGGCATCTCAGGGGAAACACCAACATGCTGGGTCCGTTTTTCGTCGGCGGGTGGGTTCGTTTCAGATTGGCGGTGACAGCCTTGTTACCGTGCTGGTGATAAATCCCGCTTCCCGGCGCCTTCCGGGAGGCTCTGTAGACGAAGGTGTCGTCAATGATCAGAAACCAGACCAGTTGGGGGAAAGAAAATTACCATCATCCGGGCCATCTGAACCCCAAGAACGGCCCAGGACCGTTTGCCTCCCTTGAGCCATTTGTAATAGGCGCTCCAACTGAATCGCGGTCTGATCGCTAGCCAGGCTCCGCTAACAAACCCGCTCTGGGTAAGCATGGCGCCGATCAGCAACTCGATAAAAATTGGAACGGAACGTACCGGTAGAGCCCTGGCCAGGAATGTGATACATTTAAACAGGGTCCCGGTGTCACTGCCATTCACTTGTTGCCCATGGAGGCCTCCAGAAGAGTGAAGTTGTCCTCTTCTGAAGGCCGCGCTTTGACAGATATGTCAATGTTTTTAGTATTTTTTTCTGATTACACCTGAAATTCGCCTGCCGGCCGGGCCGATCTGAAATTCCGAACTTCAGTGATTCAGTAATATGGATCTTTTTTCCGTAATTGTTGCCATGTTCTAAATCTTATCCCGGATAAAAAATGTTCTTCACCCAACTGTCATTCTGGGCATTTTTCTTACCAGTTTTATGGTTATCTGTTCTTGCCCTGCATTTGGTTTTACCAAGAATCCGCACGTATGCCCTTTTGATTGCGAGTTGGATTTTCTACGGTTTCTGGGACTGGCGATTTTTAAGCCTTTTTATCTTGTCCACTTTGATCGTTTGGATTCTATCATTAAGAATCGGTGCAGCAACGCAACCAAAAACACGTCGTGGCTGGCTGCTGCTATCGCTGATTTTCAGCCTTGGGCTGCTCGGTCTGTTCAAATATCTTGGTTTTTTTGTTGACAGTTTTGTTGCGTTAATCGGAACGGTTGGCCTGTCGTTAACGGATGAATGGACATTGAAGATCCTCTTGCCTCTTGGTCTTTCCTTTTATACCTTTCAGACCATCGGTTACACGATTGATGTCTATCGAGGCAATATCTCTGCGGAACGCGATTTTATCAATTTTGCTCTGTTTGCATCCTTCTTTCCGACGCTGGTTGCAGGACCAATCCAGCGCGCCGGAGATCTGTTGCCACAGATAAACTCCCCACGTCAGGTTGTCTGGGACGATATCGGGAGGGGGACTGTACTGTGCTTACTCGGACTTATTAAGAAGATCGTAATAGCCGATGCTCTGGCACCGAGTGTGGCAGCCATATACGGTACGCCCGATCCGAGCATAGTTGGCGGTGCTGACGTAATTGTTGCTACATGGCTTTATGCTCTTCAGATTTACTGTGATTTCTCGGGGTACACTGATATTGCGAGAGGTGTGGCCCGGATGCTGGGTTTTGATCTAAAATACAATTTCTTACAGCCATATTTTGCCACCAGCCCGCAAGAATTTTGGCGGCGCTGGCATATTAGTCTTTCAAGTTGGTTACGTGATTATCTATATATCCCACTCGGCGGCAATCGGGGAGGAACTGCAGCGATCAACCGCAATTTGATTGTGACCATGATTCTCGGTGGACTATGGCACGGGGCTGCATGGAATTTCGTACTTTGGGGAGCATTTCAAGGTGCAATACAGGTGGTGCAACGCTTGTTCGGGTTCAAGGGGCGGAGGCCTGGTGATCCGCTCGGTGGTGGTATTGGCCGCAAAGGAATGCACATATTAATAACCCTGTCGTTCTTTCAGGTTACTGCCTACGGGTGGATGCTCTTCCGAGCATCATCATTTGAACAGATTGCAATCTTTTCTAGCAAAATTGTGACATCACCGCTGAGCACGGCTGGTTTTATCTCCGCTCCTGCCTTTCCATCGATCTGCGGTATTATATTCCTCTTTGTCTGGGATTTATGTGCCGAATATGCAG
Coding sequences within it:
- the tgt gene encoding tRNA guanosine(34) transglycosylase Tgt, producing MGRLHFKIDGTCNDSAARACTCETLHNTVKTPVFMPVATRAALRCQRTEDAEALGFPVLLANTYHLLIRPGIEVFNHFKGIHNFMQWPGSVLTDSGGFQVYSLSRDVTIRDEGATFKSYLDNNFIHLTPEKSIEVQKAIGSDIMMVLDQCVNATSSYEETLAAAELTSRWAERSLAARQESPQSLFGIVQGGRYEKLRKTSAGQITSLPFDGFAIGGLAVGEADQERKDLTELTASLLPSDLPRYLMGVGTPIDLLEAVHRGVDMFDCILPTAMGRQGVAWTSHGRIDLRRSVHKFSDRPLDDDCACETCTKYSRAYLHHLVKCDEYLVSQLVGLHNLTFYKRLMDQMRQEILNGTFYEYYCRTKETLTIQDRDNPVTAPKKKKRKDHSKLGKFRVVTSSNGWHTILDEQTGEKFHSINDPYSEADTLYISPTLARLGKDRTTIWDVGLGAGINAMRFILTYEEMKSAGSTLPEIQLVSFENDLDSLKLAKRNSAIFTHVRHQAVESILARGEWTSQDKKFSWHLVSGDFLKTKEIAQAPDIIWYDMFSQNSNSHLWTYHAFREIADKCKNAGKDHTALFTYSNSTAIRAALLAAGFYVGLGPCSGPKPDTTRAYMGMRTNESVELLDRRWLKKFTISSAPVGPNTTEEDKATIKDKVLYHPQFGE
- a CDS encoding MBOAT family O-acyltransferase — translated: MFFTQLSFWAFFLPVLWLSVLALHLVLPRIRTYALLIASWIFYGFWDWRFLSLFILSTLIVWILSLRIGAATQPKTRRGWLLLSLIFSLGLLGLFKYLGFFVDSFVALIGTVGLSLTDEWTLKILLPLGLSFYTFQTIGYTIDVYRGNISAERDFINFALFASFFPTLVAGPIQRAGDLLPQINSPRQVVWDDIGRGTVLCLLGLIKKIVIADALAPSVAAIYGTPDPSIVGGADVIVATWLYALQIYCDFSGYTDIARGVARMLGFDLKYNFLQPYFATSPQEFWRRWHISLSSWLRDYLYIPLGGNRGGTAAINRNLIVTMILGGLWHGAAWNFVLWGAFQGAIQVVQRLFGFKGRRPGDPLGGGIGRKGMHILITLSFFQVTAYGWMLFRASSFEQIAIFSSKIVTSPLSTAGFISAPAFPSICGIIFLFVWDLCAEYAEQQKFYLCWPIAVRSILWAMMIYLLAFGLTTTTSGFIYAQF